One part of the Anopheles ziemanni chromosome X unlocalized genomic scaffold, idAnoZiCoDA_A2_x.2 X_unloc_11, whole genome shotgun sequence genome encodes these proteins:
- the LOC131291568 gene encoding uncharacterized protein LOC131291568, with product MGVRSVVRQVQRQCVSCFKNKPKLVVQPMGELPAARVAEARPFAISGVDYCGPVYIKGGHRKAAPTKAYIAVFVCFVTRAVHLELVSSLSTAAFIAALRRFVSKRGLVAELHSDNGTNFKGAANELRKLYDLLSSSQFQAEVTTWSSERGLKWSFIPPGAPHFGGLWEAAVKSMKRHLHRVLGDAATTYEDMVTLLAQVECCLNSRPITPMSDDPADLEALTPGHFITGSNMQQVPDIDLRDIPE from the coding sequence ATGGGAGTGAGGTCAGTGGTTCGGCAAGTGCAGCGGCAGTGTGTCAGCTGCTTCAAGAATAAGCCGAAGCTGGTGGTGCAACCAATGGGAGAGTTACCTGCAGCAAGAGTAGCGGAAGCGAGACCGTTTGCCATATCGGGTGTGGATTACTGCGGCCCAGTGTACATCAAGGGCGGTCATAGGAAGGCAGCACCCACAAAGGCATACATCgcagtgtttgtgtgcttcgTTACGCGGGCAGTGCATCTGGAGTTGGTTTCCTCTCTGTCCACGGCAGCCTTCATAGCGGCACTCCGAAGATTCGTGTCGAAGCGAGGATTAGTGGCTGAACTGCACTCCGACAATGGCACCAACTTCAAGGGAGCCGCCAACGAACTGCGTAAACTCTATGATCTGCTTAGTTCCTCTCAATTTCAGGCAGAGGTAACAACTTGGAGCAGCGAACGAGGTTTGAAATGGAGTTTCATTCCGCCCGGAGCTCCCCACTTCGGAGGACTTTGGGAGGCAGCGGTTAAGTCGATGAAGCGTCATCTACATCGTGTATTGGGAGACGCAGCTACCACGTATGAAGATATGGTCACGCTGTTGGCGCAGGTAGAATGTTGCCTGAATTCGCGACCTATCACTCCGATGTCGGATGACCCTGCAGATTTGGAAGCACTTACACCGGGCCACTTTATCACGGGTTCAAATATGCAGCAGGTCCCGGATATTGATCTGCGGGATATTCCGGAAG
- the LOC131291567 gene encoding uncharacterized protein LOC131291567 → MVRQLKRVYNDKLAGVDFFYEFVENYTENQQCQISSLLISLEEAKSNFESAREKLLTEHEECDTVELLTEKQAFYGKFHRVKGFLLEKQDGADGHRPAANSTMANASFTNSQVRLPKIDLPAFDGDKTKWMSFKDRFTAMVHDAELSDIMKLQYLLASLKGDAARLFDHVKLVEGNYNSTWQALLDRFDDAKMLKRNYFKALVDLQPMAAATAEELTRIVNESKRLVLGMDRLQEPVSSWDTPLSSLVRYKFDEQTLMAFELIAAEQKTDTFKALMEFCERRIKILTNSVVHTQNRIDTRPATRATSTNHDHQGTRKPTQRPHPASMSCAAQTGNMLRGCVLCKADHHIARCERFAKMSLSERQQIAKVESLCFNCLGKEHQARFCKAQSRCGNCQKRHHTFVCNKTNPITPRTESSISATTYIPAPVDSQPSQEKMIWLSTAQVLICNDEGREFPARALLDQGSQSNFMSERLVQQLKLKKRRLNKPLSGIGAVSLKAETMVVATMKSRASTFVSRVNWLVLRNITANFPAQTRNTESWNIPQALILADPAFFRSERIDLLIGAELFGELLQQGQLKLAPHLPKLLESSLGWIVCGREERVSEDAAEVVCSCLADNDLGAIFEKLASLEAIPEERVRSEQDEECENLYLNTTRRTESGRYVVKLPKVANFEERLGDSLQPALKRLAAIERRMIKEPNLGAAYKEFMSEYIRLGHMTKVSTYVEDKMAEGTPRFYLPHHAVWKTDGLTKKCRVVFDASCRCGTGLSLNDILLTGPRLQDDIEVILLRFRMRPVAFVADVEKMYRQVLVAEEDKNLQRILWRETANDPVGVYVLNTVTYGTACAPFLAIRTLFKIFEDEGHQFPMASRCANDFYVDDILSGAATIEEAGNMVKELSELLSMGGFGLRKWASNEPEALAAITPEHIAKAGNYEFGTEPTGTVSTLGLSWNTSSDVLSVQVRLPPQIETLRTKRQVSGCLAKVYDPLGFLDPVKMKAKLLLQRIVTLKDAKGKRWDWDDVLPEGLFAEWMAFFPQLTALSKIEVPRPVVTDSSMEKQVHIFCDASERGYGACCYIRCQKVGEKATVNFFISKSKLVSLKQKITIARLELCAALLGSNLYRLVKKVLPEGAPAFLWTDSMTVWHWVNSPHGNWKTFVANRTSKIQRNAEGAQWRHVPGVENPADLVSRGVDPEALIDTKQWWSGPTWLSLEEESWPALPNNAKALEPTGEERATAVLASSLDEENFSDRLYSLCSTYTKLRRVVGYCQRYLHALRSHAKPTSEEMAPLTTEDLRMAESTLCRLAQREQLAAELDTLKKGRSLPSASGLRFCDPFLGEDGLIRVKGRL, encoded by the coding sequence ATGGTGCGTCAGTTGAAACGCGTATACAACGACAAGTTAGCgggagttgattttttttatgagttcGTCGAAAATTATACCGAAAACCAGCAGTGCCAGATAAGCAGCCTCCTCATTTCGTTGGAAGAGGCTAAGAGTAACTTCGAAAGTGCGAGAGAAAAGTTACTAACGGAACACGAAGAATGTGATACGGTGGAACTTTTGACCGAAAAACAAGCCTTCTACGGGAAGTTCCATCGGGTGAAGGGCTTTCTGTTGGAGAAGCAAGATGGGGCGGACGGCCATAGGCCGGCTGCAAATAGTACAATGGCGAATGCAAGTTTTACAAATTCGCAAGTGAGGCTTCCCAAAATCGATTTACCGGCGTTCGATggtgacaaaacaaaatggatgagcTTCAAGGATCGCTTCACTGCAATGGTTCACGATGCAGAGTTGTCGGACATAATGAAGCTGCAATATTTGTTGGCTTCGCTAAAAGGAGATGCTGCCAGGTTATTCGACCACGTAAAGCTTGTAGAAGGAAACTACAACAGTACGTGGCAAGCGTTGTTGGATCGGTTTGATGATGCGAAGATGCTGAAACGGAACTACTTCAAGGCGTTGGTGGATCTGCAACCGATGGCTGCCGCAACGGCGGAGGAATTGACTCGTATCGTCAACGAATCGAAGCGCTTAGTGCTTGGGATGGACAGATTGCAGGAGCCTGTATCTTCCTGGGATACCCCATTGTCAAGTCTGGTAAGATACAAGTTCGACGAGCAAACACTAATGGCTTTCGAACTTATTGCAGCCGAGCAGAAGACGGATACCTTTAAGGCATTGATGGAGTTTTGTGAGCGGCGCATCAAGATTCTGACAAACTCGGTCGTCCACACGCAAAACAGGATCGATACGAGGCCGGCAACCAGAGCCACAAGTACAAATCATGACCATCAAGGTACTCGAAAGCCTACACAAAGACCGCATCCGGCTTCAATGTCCTGTGCAGCTCAGACAGGCAACATGCTCAGAGGGTGTGTGTTGTGTAAGGCTGATCATCATATCGCAAGATGCGAGAGATTTGCAAAGATGTCGTTGTCAGAGCGCCAACAGATTGCGAAGGTTGAGTCTTTGTGCTTCAACTGCTTGGGAAAGGAGCATCAAGCAAGATTCTGTAAGGCCCAGTCAAGATGCGGAAACTGTCAGAAACGACATCACACCTTTGTATGCAACAAAACCAATCCGATTACCCCGAGAACAGAGAGCAGCATAAGCGCCACCACGTACATACCAGCTCCAGTTGATTCGCAGCCTTCACAAGAGAAAATGATTTGGTTGTCAACGGCTCAGGTGTTGATTTGCAATGATGAAGGTAGAGAATTTCCAGCTAGAGCGTTGCTGGACCAGGGGTCGCAATCCAACTTCATGAGCGAACGGTTGGTACAGCAGTTGAAGCTGAAGAAAAGGCGACTAAATAAACCTTTGTCCGGCATCGGAGCAGTTTCGCTAAAGGCAGAGACGATGGTGGTAGCTACCATGAAATCACGAGCGTCAACCTTTGTGTCTCGAGTGAATTGGTTGGTGCTGCGAAACATAACAGCCAACTTTCCAGCGCAAACTCGGAACACGGAGTCCTGGAACATTCCCCAAGCACTGATATTGGCAGATCCAGCATTCTTCCGGAGTGAGCGGATAGACCTTCTGATTGGTGCAGAGTTATTTGGCGAGTTGCTCCAACAAGGTCAATTAAAGTTAGCACCTCACTTGCCAAAGCTCCTGGAGTCCAGCCTTGGTTGGATTGTATGCGGCAGGGAAGAACGAGTCTCTGAAGATGCAGCTGAGGTCGTCTGTTCCTGTTTGGCTGACAACGATCTTGGGGCAATATTTGAGAAGCTGGCTAGCCTGGAAGCGATACCGGAAGAACGTGTACGGTCCGAGCAAGATGAGGAATGTGAAAACCTTTATCTAAACACAACGAGGCGCACCGAGTCGGGAAGGTATGTCGTTAAGTTGCCCAAGGTAGCCAACTTCGAAGAAAGGTTGGGAGACTCACTTCAACCAGCATTGAAAAGGTTAGCGGCCATTGAAAGGCGTATGATCAAGGAGCCGAACCTGGGTGCCGCGTACAAGGAATTTATGTCCGAATACATCAGACTAGGGCATATGACAAAGGTGTCAACTTATGTAGAAGATAAGATGGCAGAGGGCACGCCACGGTTTTACCTACCGCACCATGCAGTTTGGAAGACTGATGGATTGACGAAAAAGTGTCGAGTGGTGTTCGATGCATCATGCCGTTGTGGTACCGGGCTAAGCTTAAACGACATTTTGTTGACTGGACCGCGATTACAAGACGACATAGAAGTCATTCTTCTCAGATTCAGGATGAGGCCTGTGGCCTTTGTGGCTGATGTAGAGAAAATGTATCGGCAGGTCTTGGTGgcggaagaagataaaaatctACAACGAATATTATGGAGAGAAACCGCCAATGATCCAGTTGGGGTCTACGTTCTGAATACGGTAACGTATGGGACCGCGTGTGCACCCTTCCTAGCAATCAGGACATTATTTAAGATTTTCGAAGATGAAGGGCATCAGTTTCCCATGGCGTCACGCTGCGCAAATGATTTCTATGTTGACGACATCTTGTCCGGCGCAGCGACCATAGAGGAAGCGGGAAACATGGTAAAGGAGCTCAGTGAGTTGCTCAGCATGGGAGGGTTCGGCCTCCGCAAGTGGGCTTCCAATGAGCCAGAAGCACTTGCAGCAATCACACCAGAGCACATCGCGAAGGCAGGAAATTATGAGTTTGGGACGGAGCCTACAGGTACGGTGTCCACATTGGGCTTGTCGTGGAACACATCGTCGGACGTCTTGAGTGTTCAAGTTAGGCTACCGCCACAGATTGAAACCCTACGCACGAAACGGCAGGTATCGGGATGCCTCGCGAAAGTATATGATCCATTAGGATTCCTCGATCCTGTTAAGATGAAGGCAAAGCTGCTTTTGCAACGTATAGTAACTTTGAAGGATGCCAAGGGAAAACGCTGGGACTGGGACGATGTGTTACCAGAAGGCTTGTTTGCAGAATGGATGGCGTTCTTTCCCCAACTTACGGCACTATCAAAGATAGAAGTTCCAAGACCAGTGGTAACGGATAGCAGTATGGAAAAACAAGTGCATATATTCTGCGACGCATCGGAAAGGGGGTATGGAGCTTGTTGTTACATCCGTTGTCAGAAAGTTGGCGAAAAGGCGACAGTGAACTTCTTTATATCGAAATCGAAGTTGGTATCGTTGAAGCAAAAGATAACGATCGCTAGATTGGAGTTATGTGCAGCGCTCTTGGGCAGCAACTTATATCGGTTAGTGAAGAAGGTCCTGCCGGAAGGAGCACCTGCCTTTTTATGGACGGATTCCATGACTGTGTGGCATTGGGTGAATTCTCCTCATGGAAATTGGAAGACATTCGTAGCGAATCGCACATCAAAGATCCAGCGGAACGCGGAAGGAGCTCAATGGAGACACGTGCCGGGAGTCGAGAACCCAGCGGATCTGGTGTCTAGAGGGGTGGATCCGGAGGCACTTATCGACACCAAGCAATGGTGGTCGGGGCCAACATGGCTCTCCTTGGAGGAAGAATCGTGGCCAGCATTGCCAAACAATGCAAAGGCATTGGAACCTACAGGAGAAGAACGAGCAACAGCGGTACTAGCCTCTTCGCTTGACGAAGAGAACTTTAGTGACCGACTCTACTCCCTGTGCTCCACATACACGAAGCTGCGCAGAGTTGTGGGATATTGTCAGCGATATCTCCACGCTCTAAGGTCGCATGCAAAACCAACGTCAGAGGAAATGGCACCGTTGACCACGGAAGATTTAAGGATGGCGGAGTCAACGCTTTGCCGCTTGGCACAGAGGGAGCAGTTGGCGGCAGAGCTGGACACGTTGAAGAAAGGAAGGAGTTTGCCGAGTGCTTCGGGCTTGAGGTTCTGCGATCCATTTCTGGGCGAAGATGGATTGATTCGTGTCAAGGGACGGCTTTAG